The following nucleotide sequence is from Pandoraea thiooxydans.
GGCAGCCGCGACTACAGCCAGGATGCGTTCGACCACGTCTCGCAGGCGCGGCGCCAGCCCGGCTCGACCTTCAAGGCGTTTGTGTACGGCGCGGCGTTCGAGGATGGCGCCAAGCCGGACGATAAGCTGGTCGACAAGGTGCAGGACATTCCATTGCCCGGCGGCGGCGTATGGAAGCCAAAGGACGACGAGGCCGCGACCGATCGCCCGATGACGCTGCGCGACGCGCTGGCGAATTCGATCAATACGATTGCCGCGCAACTCATCATGAAGGTGGGGCCGGACAAGGTCGCCAGCCTCGCGCGCGCGATGGGCGTGCGCAGCAGCAAGCTCGACCCGGTGCCGTCGCTGGCGCTGGGCACCAGTCCGGTCACGCTCAAGGAGATGGTAACCGCGTACGGCACGATCGCCGACGGCGGCAGCTATATCGCGCCGATGATGGTGACCAGCATCGAGAGCCGCGATGGCAAGGTACTGGCGCAATTCCGCCCGGCCCGGCCCGAGCGCGCGTTGTCCGCCCAGGCCACGGCAGACCTGATCGACGCGATGCGCGCCGTGGTCGACCATGGTACCGGCGCGGCGATTCGCTCCCGCTACGGCATTCGCGCCGACGTCGCCGGCAAGACCGGCACCACGCAGGACAACGCCGACGGCTGGTTCATTTTGATGTCGCCGCAACTGGTGGCCGGTGCCTGGGTCGGTTTCAACGACAGCCGCATCACATTGCGCAGCAACTATTGGGGACAGGGCGCGCACAGCGCGTTGCCGATCGTCGGGGAGTTCTTCCAGGGCGCGCTGCATGCGCGCCTGATCGATACGCATGCGCACTTCGCCGAAATACAGGCGCCGAATTGGAGGCAAACCTGGCGGCAAACCTTCTCCACCAAATTCCGCGCCTGGATGCAATACCTGTTCGGCCACGCGCCCAAGCCGGCGGCGCATGCGCCGCAGCATCCGGCGCCTCATCACGTGCCGCAGCCATCGCCCATGCCGCCGATGCCGGAGCCCGCGAGCACTGTGGCGACGCCGCCATCGCTGGAGTCGCCCGGTGCCGCCTCGGGCGCATCGCCAATCACCGGACCCGCATCGTCCGCGCCGGCGATCGAGGCCCCGGCGCAATCGTCGGGCGTGGCTTATCCGCCCACGCAGCCGATCACGCCACCGATCACGCCACCGATCACGCCGCCCCAGGCCCCGTCCGAGACCTCGCCCGCCGTGCCGTCGAACACCCAGCAGCAGCAGGGCCTCGCTCCCGCCGGGCCGCCGGTCGAGCCGTCGACCCCCACACCCGCGCCGGCCCCGTCGTCACGACATGGCAATGGGCCGGCGCCGATCGTCTCGTTGCCGGTGGATCCGGTGACGTCCGGCAGCGATATCACGGTCCGCCCCCTGAGACAGGCGCCGGCGTCGCAGCCGAGTCAGTGAAGTTCACTCGCCAAAGGAGTCGACGATGCACGCTGCCATTCGTATCCGCCCGATCGCAGAGGGCGATTTCACTGGCTGGAAGCCGCTGTGGGACGGGTATAACGCGTTCTACGGCCGCGCCGGCAGCACCGCGCTGCCTGATGAAATCACGCAAACCACGTGGCGGCGATTTTTCGATGCCGGCGAACCGGTGCATGCGCTGGTGGCCGAGGGTGCCGATGGCCAGCTCGTCGGACTGGCGCATTACCTGTTTCACCGCAGCACGACGCAGCTGGGGCCAGCCTGTTATTTGCAGGATCTTTTCACCGCCGAAGCCGCGCGCGGGCAAGGCGTGGGCCGCGCGCTGATCGAGCAGGCGGCGCGCTGCGCCCGCCAGGCCGGTGCGGCCCGCCTGTATTGGCAAACTCACGAAACCAATGCGACGGCGATGAAACTGTACGACGCCGTCGCCGAGAAAAGCGGTTTCATCGTCTACCGGATAACGCTATAGGCAAGCTCGCCTAACCGGCCAGCTTCGCAGCCAATTCGGCGACGTGCCTGCCCTGGTAACGGGCGATTTCCAGTTCGTTTTGCGACGGCTGGCGGCTGCCGTCGGCGCCGGCTAAGGTGGTCGCGCCATAGGGGCCGCCGCCGGTGATTTCATCCATTTTGGTCAGGCCGGTGCACGCGTAGGGCACGCCGACGATCACCATGCCGTGGTGTAAAAGCGTGTTGTGGAACGACGTGATAGTGGTTTCGTGGCCGCCGTGCTGGGTGCCGGTCGAGGCAAACACGCTGCCGATCTTGCCGACCAAGGCGCCTTTCATCCACAGGCCGCCGGTCTGATCGAGGAAGGTTCGCATCTGTCCCGCCATGTTGCCGAAGCGGGTCGGCGTGCCGAAGATGATCGCGTCATAGTCACCCAGCTCGCCAGGGCTGGCCACGGGCGCCTTCTGATCGAGCTTGACGCCGCTGGCGGCTGCCTGCTCCGCCGGGATGGTTTCCGGCACGCGCTTGAGCGTTACGTCGGTACCGGCGACCGAGCGGGCGCCTCCGGCAACGGCATCGGCCATGGTTTCGACGTGGCCGTACATCGAGTAATAGAGCACGAGAACTTTCGCCATGATTTCTCCAGAGATGAAGGACTTGCGAAGGAGCTTGCGAGTGTGCCGGAGGCACTGCTTTTCACAATAGCACCGCCGGTTGCCGCCGGGGGAAAAAGCGCTCGCACGGCTGGCGCTGCGTCGCGGCTTCGGCGGTACAATGCGGGCGCACGAAAAACTGCGCCGGCGGCGCAGCGGGCTTGGGCCCGCGCGACAGGGGAAATGAACGATGATCAATGTGGATTCGGTGATGGTGGCCCGGCAATTGTCGGCGGGGTGCAGCGTGGTCAGCCTTGCCTGGTTTCTGGCCTACCGCCGGGCCCGGACGCGGGCGGCGCAATGGCGCTCGTTCGGTTTGTTCGCGTTCTTCGGCGTCGCCTCGACCTGGCTGTTCAGCTTTGCCGGGGCCAGTGCCGTCGTGCTGGGCGATAACGCCTCGTCGGCCTGGTGGTATCGGTGGGGATGGCTGATCAGCGACAGCCTGTATGTGGCCGTGCTCGCGTGCGCGGCGCTGTTGTTGTACCGCCGCTTGCGGCGGCGCTAGGGGCCCGGGCGCCGGCCGCCCGACCCCCGGCCCGGATGGTTCAGACGGGCTTGCGCGCGACCATGCCGATCAGCGCCGAGCGCCCGCCGTGGCGCGTGCCCTCGGAAAGATCGTCCTCGTATTCGACGAGTTCCTCGATATCCCATCCCGCAAATGCTTCACGCAGGAGCTCCTGCGTGTACAGGTGCTCGAGCGACGATGGCCCGCCGGTGCCGTATTGGAGCTGCTGCGGCGTATAGCCCTGCAGCAGGATGCGGCCGCCCGGGCGGGTCGCTGCCTGCATCGACGCAAATTGCTTGATCCGCTGGCGAGGGTCGGCAAACTGAATGAAAATCGCGATGACCCAGTCGAACGCGTCGAGAAATTCCCGCGGCGGCCATTGCTCGGACAGCATGTCGCCCTGCGTGAATGAAACCCGGCTGTGCCGTGCTTCGGCCAGCTTCCTGGCCTTGGCGATGGCCACCTCGGAGACCTCGCTGGCGGTCACGACGAGTCCTTGCCCGGCCAGCCATATCGAATTCCTGCCTTCGCCGTCGGCAACCGACAGCGCCGTCTGGCCGGGCTTGAACAGCGCCTGATGCTGCGCCAGAAAACGGTTCGGCTCGGTGCCGAACAGGTACTCGTCGCCAGCCTCGCAGTAGCGGGCGCTCCATTTTGCTTCGTCGTTCATCTCATGCGGCTCCGGGGTTCGGGGGGTGTGCGCATGATACCGCCGGCGCCCAAACTTTGCCGGTGGCCTATAGCGCCAGGCGCGGTGCGACGTAGGCGCCGTAGTTGGGACCGTTGCCGGAGGCCGACGACGGGATCTGGTAGTCGCTGACGAAATGACCCTGGATGTATTTGCCGCTGCCGCCGACGGATGCATCGATATGGAAGGCGGCGAACGCGACGATCGTGACGTAGGTTTTGGCGCTGATCTGTGTGGCCACGGGTATCACCACCGTGGTGCCGACCGGCACTGAGCTGTAGAGCGTGGTTTTCGCGCCCGGCTCGATCCAGATGCTGTCGCCGATACTCAGCGGCGACGGGTTGCCGTTGGCCATCAAGTCCCGGATGGTCGGCACGTTGTCGGCATTGACCAGGAACGAAGTCCACTGGCCGGCCGAACAGTCGCTGCCATCGTCGCTGCTGCCATACGCGTATCCATTGGTGATCTGGAACTCGTAGGGTTGTCCGGTGGAGGGATCGAGGCGCGGCTGGTTGGTCGACGAATTCCAGTACTGGTCGAAAATGCACTGATCCAGCGCGACCGGAAAAAGTCCGCCGGCACCGATGGTGCCGGGCGCCGCGACGACCGCCACCGCGGTCGCGCCGATCGGCACCGAGAGCAGATTCAGCAGTTTGCCCAGCACCATCGCCACCGGGCCGCCGTTGACGCCATTGGCGCGATCGACGGTGACCTGCACGGCGGGCACGTCGTAAGGCCCTGGCGTGATGGTCTGCGCCTGCAGGGCCGACGGGGTGCCGCTCAGATTCCAGTAGCCGGTTTGCACGGTGCCGCTGGAGAGCACCTGGCCGTCCGAGGCATTCAATCCAATCGCGCCGAGCGCGGCGGTTTGCCCGCTTGTCCAGGTAGGGCCGGCGGCGCTGCCCAGCAAGGCGCCGGCGCCGGCCAGCGCGGCGGCGTCCGCCGCGTTCTGCATTTCGTTTCTGACCACGTCGACATGCGCGACATTGATCGCGAATGCGCCGAACGACAGCAGGGCAGTCAGAAACAGCAAAAAAAACAGTACCACCGAACCTTGTTGCTGGCGTCTGGGCGAGCGGCGCGCGATGTGACGCAATGCAGTGGGGGGGCGCATGGCACGAGCCTATTCGTAATTCATGACGGTGCTGGCCGTCAGCGTGATCGGACCGGTCAGCGCACTGAACGCCGACCCCAGCACCAGACCCTGGTAGATGTAGGTGACAGTGACCTTCAACGGAGCGCCGGAGGAGGTGCCCGACGATTGATTGATCGTGACGGTCGGTGTGGTCGCGGTGCCGCCGGTGAGCAGGCGGTTCTGCAAGTAATTCTGCGCCACGGTGGTGATCTGCGCGGGCGACAGTTGCGGCACGCGCACCACCACGCCGGCGCGCGCGGCCTCGCGGCTGGCATTGATGAGAACGGCCTTGTCGCACAGCAACAGGCTGGTGTCGATGATGCCGAACAGCACCATCATCAAGAATGGAAAGACCAGCACGAATTCGAGCGCGACCACGCCGCGCTCGTTGCCGACGAGCGTTCTGCAGTCACGCGCCCGGTGCGCGCGACGGTGCGACAGCCAGTCGGCCAGGCGTCTCATTGCACCGGCTCCGCCGAGGCCAGCGGATGACTCTGGAGCATCGCGGTGGGTACCGGGCGCGTGGCCTGCGCTGCGCCGTCGGTTGGCTTCGTCTGGCGCGCGGCCAGCGCATCGCGCACGCGGTGGTAGAAGCGAAGGTTATCGTCGACCGAGGATGCCGGCAGATCGACCAGCAGGATGCGTCGCGCCGCATCGTCATTGCCCAGCAACCCATAGGCCAGCGCGAGATTCTGGCGCGCCTGGCGCGGCGTGTCGGACAGCCCTGCAATATCGAGCAGCACGTTGGCGCCCGCGCGCGGCTGGTTGTCGAGAATCAGCGATAGCCCGAGGTCGATGCGCAGCCCCTTGACGTATGGCCACGTCTGCAGCCCGACGCGGTAGACCTTCTGCGCCTGGGCGTGGCGTCCCTCGAGATCGAGCACGGTGCCCAAGCCTTCGACCGCCAGCGGGCTGTCGGCGTGATGTACCACCAGGTCGCGGTATCGGCGCTCGGCATCGGCCAGACGGCGCTGGCGCAGCGCCACGCGCGCCAGCCCGAGCTGGGGCGCAAAGGCCGCCGGCGCCTGCTTCGCGGCGCGCTGGTATAACACGCGGGCCTGCTCGAGATCGCCGGCCGCGTATTTGGCGTCGGCCAGGCCCAACCCGGCGGCCAGCGAGTTCGGATCGGCCTGAAGCGCTTTCTCATACAGCGAAGTCGATAGCGGCACGTCGTCGGCCGCCAGTGCGCTGTCGGCCAAACGCAGGTCGGTAGCGCGGTCGGCGCCGTCCTGTGCGGTTACCGGCTTGATATCCAGACGGGGGCCGGCGCAGGCGGCCAGCAAGATGGCGGCCAGCGGCATCAGCAGGAGCGTTCGGGCGCGCGTGGCGTAACGATTCATTTGAATACCTCGATCAAACGGATCACCGCGGGGCCGGCCGAAATCAAGCCGACCGTCGGGAGAATGAAAAACATCATCGGTAAGGTGATCTTGGTCGCCAGCTTGGCGGCCTTTTCCTCGAGCGCGGTCATTTGCGCCATGCGCTCGGTGCGCGATAACTGGCGCAGCGATTGCGTGATCGGCGTGCCATAGCGCTGCGACTGGATCAGGGTCGAGACCAGCCCGCGCACCGACGGCAAGCCGATGCGCTCAGCCATGTTGCGCAGCGCCACCGCGCTGTCGCCGCCGATCTGCAGCTCGTCGGCGGTCACCCCGATTTCGTCGGACAGCGGCGGGCAAATGTTTTTGAGCTCGCGCGCCACGCGCTTGAGGCCCACCACCAGACTGTTGCCGGCGTTGGTGCAGATCACCAGTAAGTCGAGCGCGTCGGGCAGCGCCGAGCTGATCGCGCGCTGGCGCCCCTTGATGCGCGAGTTCAGCACGATCTCGGGGATCATCATGCCAAGCATGAAGGCGGCAAGCAGCAACAGCACGCGGAAGATGAAGTACTTGCCGAACACCGGCAGGTGCGGCCCCAGGGCGATCCCGCCGAGCCCGAGCAGGGTGCCGGCCGACAGTTTGCAGCCGACCAGGATCGAGACCGCGCGCCGGTCGCGAAAGCCGGCGCGCGTGAGCTTTTGAGCCAATTGAGTGCGCTGCATCGCGTCGAGCATCGGCACCTGCTCGCCAAGCA
It contains:
- a CDS encoding pilus assembly protein TadG-related protein, which encodes MRPPTALRHIARRSPRRQQQGSVVLFFLLFLTALLSFGAFAINVAHVDVVRNEMQNAADAAALAGAGALLGSAAGPTWTSGQTAALGAIGLNASDGQVLSSGTVQTGYWNLSGTPSALQAQTITPGPYDVPAVQVTVDRANGVNGGPVAMVLGKLLNLLSVPIGATAVAVVAAPGTIGAGGLFPVALDQCIFDQYWNSSTNQPRLDPSTGQPYEFQITNGYAYGSSDDGSDCSAGQWTSFLVNADNVPTIRDLMANGNPSPLSIGDSIWIEPGAKTTLYSSVPVGTTVVIPVATQISAKTYVTIVAFAAFHIDASVGGSGKYIQGHFVSDYQIPSSASGNGPNYGAYVAPRLAL
- a CDS encoding class I SAM-dependent methyltransferase codes for the protein MNDEAKWSARYCEAGDEYLFGTEPNRFLAQHQALFKPGQTALSVADGEGRNSIWLAGQGLVVTASEVSEVAIAKARKLAEARHSRVSFTQGDMLSEQWPPREFLDAFDWVIAIFIQFADPRQRIKQFASMQAATRPGGRILLQGYTPQQLQYGTGGPSSLEHLYTQELLREAFAGWDIEELVEYEDDLSEGTRHGGRSALIGMVARKPV
- a CDS encoding penicillin-binding protein 1A: MSAFVERLAQWAAEFKPVAAARLRRLLHPTWHGVGLALCAVLAGVMLYVLFLIPFTPSIGDIRKARLELPAQVYSADGKLLAEFKPGNREWVPLSDVSPHVVDALISTEDHRFYQHGAIDWRRTLSAALHTLAGDRQGGSTITQQLARNLYPDQIGRAPTLTRKIKEAITAYKIESVYTKKQILETYLNTVPFLYDAYGIEMAARTYFGKSADELNILESATLVGMLKGNAYYNPVLNPERALQRRNIVLAQMVKYGRLSQAQFDRLKRQPLRLDFQRLTESPGPAPHFAQQLRKWLIGWADRNGYNIYTDGLVVRTTIDSRLQALANQAVARQGNLLQGVANAAWGERSGWAGHRALVESFVRESADYRAARDIGLTDKQAMKQLMSDRAFMRGLREDKTRVQAGFLAIDPDNGEIKAWVGSRDYSQDAFDHVSQARRQPGSTFKAFVYGAAFEDGAKPDDKLVDKVQDIPLPGGGVWKPKDDEAATDRPMTLRDALANSINTIAAQLIMKVGPDKVASLARAMGVRSSKLDPVPSLALGTSPVTLKEMVTAYGTIADGGSYIAPMMVTSIESRDGKVLAQFRPARPERALSAQATADLIDAMRAVVDHGTGAAIRSRYGIRADVAGKTGTTQDNADGWFILMSPQLVAGAWVGFNDSRITLRSNYWGQGAHSALPIVGEFFQGALHARLIDTHAHFAEIQAPNWRQTWRQTFSTKFRAWMQYLFGHAPKPAAHAPQHPAPHHVPQPSPMPPMPEPASTVATPPSLESPGAASGASPITGPASSAPAIEAPAQSSGVAYPPTQPITPPITPPITPPQAPSETSPAVPSNTQQQQGLAPAGPPVEPSTPTPAPAPSSRHGNGPAPIVSLPVDPVTSGSDITVRPLRQAPASQPSQ
- a CDS encoding tetratricopeptide repeat protein encodes the protein MNRYATRARTLLLMPLAAILLAACAGPRLDIKPVTAQDGADRATDLRLADSALAADDVPLSTSLYEKALQADPNSLAAGLGLADAKYAAGDLEQARVLYQRAAKQAPAAFAPQLGLARVALRQRRLADAERRYRDLVVHHADSPLAVEGLGTVLDLEGRHAQAQKVYRVGLQTWPYVKGLRIDLGLSLILDNQPRAGANVLLDIAGLSDTPRQARQNLALAYGLLGNDDAARRILLVDLPASSVDDNLRFYHRVRDALAARQTKPTDGAAQATRPVPTAMLQSHPLASAEPVQ
- a CDS encoding TadE/TadG family type IV pilus assembly protein, which gives rise to MRRLADWLSHRRAHRARDCRTLVGNERGVVALEFVLVFPFLMMVLFGIIDTSLLLCDKAVLINASREAARAGVVVRVPQLSPAQITTVAQNYLQNRLLTGGTATTPTVTINQSSGTSSGAPLKVTVTYIYQGLVLGSAFSALTGPITLTASTVMNYE
- the wrbA gene encoding NAD(P)H:quinone oxidoreductase, which codes for MAKVLVLYYSMYGHVETMADAVAGGARSVAGTDVTLKRVPETIPAEQAAASGVKLDQKAPVASPGELGDYDAIIFGTPTRFGNMAGQMRTFLDQTGGLWMKGALVGKIGSVFASTGTQHGGHETTITSFHNTLLHHGMVIVGVPYACTGLTKMDEITGGGPYGATTLAGADGSRQPSQNELEIARYQGRHVAELAAKLAG
- a CDS encoding GNAT family N-acetyltransferase; protein product: MHAAIRIRPIAEGDFTGWKPLWDGYNAFYGRAGSTALPDEITQTTWRRFFDAGEPVHALVAEGADGQLVGLAHYLFHRSTTQLGPACYLQDLFTAEAARGQGVGRALIEQAARCARQAGAARLYWQTHETNATAMKLYDAVAEKSGFIVYRITL
- a CDS encoding type II secretion system F family protein, yielding MTSISPELARNLLLLILLIAGIGLVLRWPGSRRRRIAQRARHAVTRVGASQKTEAPLRPENVRQAFAQRFALLGEQVPMLDAMQRTQLAQKLTRAGFRDRRAVSILVGCKLSAGTLLGLGGIALGPHLPVFGKYFIFRVLLLLAAFMLGMMIPEIVLNSRIKGRQRAISSALPDALDLLVICTNAGNSLVVGLKRVARELKNICPPLSDEIGVTADELQIGGDSAVALRNMAERIGLPSVRGLVSTLIQSQRYGTPITQSLRQLSRTERMAQMTALEEKAAKLATKITLPMMFFILPTVGLISAGPAVIRLIEVFK